In Candidatus Neomarinimicrobiota bacterium, the genomic window CTATAATACCGGCGGGAGTGGCGGGTATAAAGCCTCCTTCTCCTAACGTCATCTTACCGACGTTAACAGGATGAAAGCCGTCAACGTCCTTTTCAGGCGATAGATTCGACAGAGCCGATTCTTCATCAATATGATCCGGAAGCGGAAGTTGAATAAGGATACCGTGTATTTCCGGATCGGAATTGAATTCGTTTGTCAGCGACATGAGTTCTTCCTGAGTGATTCCTGCGTCCGGAAGGAATTCCTTGGTTATTATGCCCAATTCTTCACACATCTTTTGCTTCATCTTGACGTAAGTCATAGATGCCGGATTCTCACCGACTAAGATAACTCCAAGACCGGGCGTGACAGACCTGCCCTGCAGCGCTTTGATCTCTTTCTCGATTTCGCTGCGAACCTGAGCGGCTATCGCCTTACCGTCAATTATCAGAGCCAAATCAGATTCCCTCTATTTAGCGTAAGATATTGAGCGTTGTTCTCTGATAACTACAACTTTTATCTGCCCGGGATAAGTTAGTTCCGACTGGATCTTGTCAGATATCTCAGTTGCGAGACTGTCCACTGAGGCGCTGTCGACCATATTATTTTCCACGACAACCCTGATCTCCCTGCCGGCTTGAATAGCATAAGATTTAGATACACCTTTAAACGATTCAACCAGTTCTTCCAAATTTTTCATCCGTTTGATGTATGCTTCAAGCGTATCGCCTCTTGCTCCGCGGCGCGCCCCGCTGATAGCGTCGGCTGACTGCACAAGCGCTGATATCGGATAAAGCATCTCAACATCTTCGTGATGCGACTCGACGGAATTTACTATAACTTCATCGTCTATGTATTTTCGAACGATCTCACCCCCTATTACGGCATGAGGTCCGCTTGTGTCCATATCTATCACTTTACCGATATCGTGCAAAAGTCCGCCGATTTTTGCGACTTCGCCGTCGAGTGAAAGTTCCGCTGCCATCAAGCCCGATATCATTCCTACTTCGATACTGTGTTTCAGGACGTTCTGACCGTAGCTGGTTCTATAATTCATTTTACCGAGTAACTTCATCAGTTCATTATGCAAACGCGGTATATTCAATTCCATTATCGCTGCTTCCGCTGCGTTTGCCATTATTTCAGTGACTTCAAGTTTAGATTTTTCGACCACTTCTTCGATTCGAGCCGGATGTATTCTTCCGTCCGCTACGAGATGCTCCAGGGAAATTCTCGCTATTTCTCTCCTGACAGGATCAAACCCGGAAATAACAACCGCCTCCGGAGTGTCGTCGATTATTACTTCTGTTCCGGTTATCGACTCAAACGCTCTTATGTTCCTCCCTTCTCTCCCGATTATTCTTCCCTTCATCGAATCACTGGGTAGATTTACCACGGAAACGCTATTTTCCGAAGAATGATCTACAGCGCTTCGCTGGATAGCGGTTACGATTATTTTTTTTGCTTCCAATACGGCGTTCCGTACTGCTGTATCTTTTATCTCTTTCACCTGCTTTGCAGCATCCTGCCGGGCTTTTGCCAACAGGTTTTCGAGAAGAAGCTCTTTAGCTTCCTCCTGAGACATCGCTGCAATCGTTTCCAACTTGACGTTCTGTTCTTCTAAGACCTTTGTGACCTGTTCATCTTTATTATTCAGAATCCTTCTTCTTTCTTTAAGGTCTTCGTCGGCGGATTTTAATTCTGATTCTCTTTTATCCAATATATCAGAACTTCTTCCTATCGACAACTCCCTCTGATTAAGAGAATTTTCACGAACCTGTAAGTTGGAAGTCTGTTCCTGTACCTTATCTTCAGCCTCCTTTTTTAACTTTAGCATTGCGTCTTTGGATTCGATCTCAATTTCTTTTTTTAATGATTCGGCATCTTTTTGTGCCCGCTCAAGTATACTCTTCGCCGAACCTTCGGCGCCGATGACTTTACTTCGTTGGTATTGAGCGGAAATGATCCACCCGGCAGCTAATCCCAGTCCGCTGCCAATTAAAATATATAGGACGTCAGCGGCGGTCAATTAATGGCATCCTCGTATTTCTTAAAATTAATTTCAAATCTACTGTCAGTCAACAATTCAGCTCCAGCTTTCATAGTTACTATATCCCTGTGAACCGCAAATCGGTAATGTGGAGATTTGGAAAATGAAATGAAAATTTTGAACTGATTATTTGGTGCTTATCAGTCTTCTGCGGACGTACTCTCCAGCGTATCTTCTAATTCTTGCACGAGAATTCTTGCCTTTTCTTCAATGTCCTCATTTTTGACATTCTTCAAACTTTTCTGACTGAACAACTCGTCGGTTATATTCATAGCTGCAAGAATCGCGACTCTGAGTGAAGATTCGAATGGAACGTTTGCGTCTACCTCTTTCATCTTTGAGTCAACATATTCGGCAACGCTCTCTATGTATGAAGAGTCAGCCTGTCCCTTAACGGTGTATTCTTTTCCGTATATGTCTACTTTTACTAAATTTTCCGCATTTTCCATCTTTTAATGAGATTCCTATTTTAAGTTAATCTCTTCCTTCCTTCTACTTATATTTGATCGAGTACTTCAATCATATCATCGACTTTTTGCAGGAGTTCTTTTTGCGCACTGTCGCTTACTACAGATTTTGCTTCAACGTCTCCACTATCATCGTTGTTCAGTTTTGATCTCAACTGAGCATTATCGTTTTTTAATCTTTTGATCTCTTCTATTGCCTGCCTGATTTTCGATTCAAGGATATTAAAGTTATGCGCTTCCATTTAATGGTTCTCCGATTTTATTCCCGTATTCTTGCCCCTGATTTCTTGTTGGCTTCCGTCACTATCTTCATACAGATAGTGTCTATTTCGTATTCTACGAGTGTGCTCTTTGTCGATGAAAAGCGAAGGTGATATGTTATGCTTCGCTCATCGGAAGCAAGCGGTTCTCCCCTGTATACAGAACTTATGTTGAGGTCGCTCAATAATTCTCCGCCGTTATCCCTTACTATTTCCGTCAGCTGCTCCGATTTTATTTTTTGGTCAACAATAAACGAAATATCTCTCTCTATGGTTGGATATTTGCTCGGTTCTGAAAAGGAAACCTCTTTTTCTAACTGCACATACAAGGGGTTTACATCTGCCTCAAAATAATATACTTTTTCGTCTAAGTCAAACTTTTTTATCAAGTTTCCTGAAATTTCACCCATCACTCCAATTTCAACTCCATCACCGAATATAGCGAATGCACTTTCAAAATACCTTTTTGGAGCTGGTGTTTGAGTTATGGTTCGGAATCCACAGCTTATTAAAAACGATTCTGCGTTGTTCTTGAGAGTATAGAAGTCCGTCTCTCTTTCTTCAGCCATCCAATTCGGAGGAGATTGATTGCCGGCAAGAATTACGCCGATCATTTGCGTCTCAGAAACTCCGGTCTCGGAAGACTGATCTAATTTGGCCACAACTCCATCCTCAAAAAACTTTACGCCGCTCTGCTGTCTGTTCAGATTGTATTGTACAGTCTCCAGCATTCTGGGCATAAGAGACGACCGAAGACACTCCATCTCCCTGCTTACAGGATTTTTGACTCTTACCGGTTTGTTGTCCTGCCCGGATAGCTTCCACATTTCATACGGCATCAGACTATTTGTGTATATTTCTGTTGCGCCTAACCCGACTAATATGTTCTTAATCCTTAAGTTCAATACCTCATTGTTATTAGAAGGGCTTTCCAGTCTGATTCGAGCTACCTCTGCGGGCGGAATGTTATCGTAACCGTATATTCTCGCGATTTCCTCAATAACGTCTATTTCACCGGTTACATCAGGCCTGAAAGATGGGACCGACAGGCTGAGTTCATCTTTTTCTTTCGAGATTATTTCATATTCTAATTTACTCAAAATTTCGAGTACCTTTTTCTTGGGTATTTCTATTCCTACTATCGTGTTTAAACGGCTCAAACGAAGAGTCAGCGTCCTTCGCTGGATTTCCCCCGGGTATTCATCGATAATTCCTTTAAGAGCTGCCCCTCCTGCCGTATCCAATATTAACGATGTGATCCGGTCAAGAGAGTATTCTATGTCTCCAGGATCACACCCACGCTCGAAACGTTTGGAAGCCTCGGTGTAGAGCCCGAGAGACTTGGAACTACTCCTTATTCGACCGGCATCGAACTGGGCGCATTCTATCAGGAGGTTTACGGTAGATTCTGAGACCTCGGAATTATCCAATCCCATTATACCGCCTATTCCCACTGGCTTATCGGCATCGCATACAAGCACGGTGCCTTCAGGTAATTCACGCTCAACGCCGTCAAGAGTGGTAACTTTTTCGCCTTTATCAGAGGAACGGACTTCAATTCTGTTACCGCTTAGACGATCCATGTCAAAAATATGAATCGGATGACCTGATTCCATAAGAACGTAATTGGAGGCATCTACTACGTTATTAATCGCTCTTATGCCGACGGATTCTAATCGTTTTTTCATCCAATCGGGAGATTCTTTTAATTTTACGCCTTTAATGATTCTTGCTGCAAAACGAGGGCATCCCTCAGAGTCGAGAATCTTTATCTTGAATGATGCCGTTGAATCTTCAGAAGATTCTTCAAGCGTGAATTCAGGTTTGGTGACCTTTTTGTTAAGAATAGCCGATATGTCTCTCGCTACGCCGATATGGGAGAGCGCATCCGGTCTGTTCGGAGTTAAATCAAGTTCAAGAACGGTATCATCGGGTTTAAGCACCTCCGATATCGCTTTACCTACTTCTGCGGATTTATCGAGTACCATAATCCCATCTGAGGAATCGGATATGTTTAATTCTTTCTCAGAGCAGATCATACCGTTTGACATTTCCCCCCGTATCTTCGCTTTTTTGATTTTCAAGTTACCCGGCAGCTCGGTTCCGACGAGGGCTACTGGCACCTTTTGACCCGCCTTGACGTTAGGCGCGCCGCAGACAATGGACAGGTTCTCAGCATTTCCTATGTTTACTTCACAGATCGAGAGTTTATCTGCGTTCGGATGTTTATCACATTTGATCACTTCGCCGACTATCACACCCTCATAGGAAACTCCGGCGGATATTGATGCCACTTCCAATCCTGCCATAGTGAGTATTTCCGAAATCTCCTCCGGTGATTCGGAGAGTTCGATAAAATCGGATAACCAGTTAAGCGATATATTCATTTCAAACCGTTAAAATTGCTGTAAGAATTTTAAGTCGCCGTCGTAGAAGAACCGGATGTCATTGATTCCATAGCGCATCATCGTCGTTCTCTCAATCCCCAAACCCCACGCAAATCCGGTATAGACCTCAGGGTCATAATCGACATTTTTCAATACATTCGGGTGCACCATCCCGGCTCCGAGAAGCTCCAACCAACCTGTATGTTTACATACTCGACATCCCTTCCCTCCGCAGATCATACAGGAGACGTCCATTTCTGCGCTCGGCTCGGTAAAAGGAAAATAGCTCGGCCTGAATCGTGTGTTAACGTCACTTCCGAAGAGCTGCTTGGCGAACGAGATTAAAGTCCCCTTCAAATCAGCAAGGCTAACTCCCTTATCGATATATAAGCCTTCGATTTGATTGAATACGCAGTAACTGCGGGCGCTGATTGCCTCGTTCCGGTAAACTCTGCCGGGTACTACAACCCTGACCGGTGGAGATGAGGACAACATCGTTCTGATTTGCACAGGAGATGTATGAGTCCGCAATAGCGTGTCATCGGTG contains:
- the rny gene encoding ribonuclease Y; the protein is MTAADVLYILIGSGLGLAAGWIISAQYQRSKVIGAEGSAKSILERAQKDAESLKKEIEIESKDAMLKLKKEAEDKVQEQTSNLQVRENSLNQRELSIGRSSDILDKRESELKSADEDLKERRRILNNKDEQVTKVLEEQNVKLETIAAMSQEEAKELLLENLLAKARQDAAKQVKEIKDTAVRNAVLEAKKIIVTAIQRSAVDHSSENSVSVVNLPSDSMKGRIIGREGRNIRAFESITGTEVIIDDTPEAVVISGFDPVRREIARISLEHLVADGRIHPARIEEVVEKSKLEVTEIMANAAEAAIMELNIPRLHNELMKLLGKMNYRTSYGQNVLKHSIEVGMISGLMAAELSLDGEVAKIGGLLHDIGKVIDMDTSGPHAVIGGEIVRKYIDDEVIVNSVESHHEDVEMLYPISALVQSADAISGARRGARGDTLEAYIKRMKNLEELVESFKGVSKSYAIQAGREIRVVVENNMVDSASVDSLATEISDKIQSELTYPGQIKVVVIREQRSISYAK
- a CDS encoding cell division protein ZapA gives rise to the protein MENAENLVKVDIYGKEYTVKGQADSSYIESVAEYVDSKMKEVDANVPFESSLRVAILAAMNITDELFSQKSLKNVKNEDIEEKARILVQELEDTLESTSAED
- a CDS encoding phenylalanine--tRNA ligase subunit beta yields the protein MNISLNWLSDFIELSESPEEISEILTMAGLEVASISAGVSYEGVIVGEVIKCDKHPNADKLSICEVNIGNAENLSIVCGAPNVKAGQKVPVALVGTELPGNLKIKKAKIRGEMSNGMICSEKELNISDSSDGIMVLDKSAEVGKAISEVLKPDDTVLELDLTPNRPDALSHIGVARDISAILNKKVTKPEFTLEESSEDSTASFKIKILDSEGCPRFAARIIKGVKLKESPDWMKKRLESVGIRAINNVVDASNYVLMESGHPIHIFDMDRLSGNRIEVRSSDKGEKVTTLDGVERELPEGTVLVCDADKPVGIGGIMGLDNSEVSESTVNLLIECAQFDAGRIRSSSKSLGLYTEASKRFERGCDPGDIEYSLDRITSLILDTAGGAALKGIIDEYPGEIQRRTLTLRLSRLNTIVGIEIPKKKVLEILSKLEYEIISKEKDELSLSVPSFRPDVTGEIDVIEEIARIYGYDNIPPAEVARIRLESPSNNNEVLNLRIKNILVGLGATEIYTNSLMPYEMWKLSGQDNKPVRVKNPVSREMECLRSSLMPRMLETVQYNLNRQQSGVKFFEDGVVAKLDQSSETGVSETQMIGVILAGNQSPPNWMAEERETDFYTLKNNAESFLISCGFRTITQTPAPKRYFESAFAIFGDGVEIGVMGEISGNLIKKFDLDEKVYYFEADVNPLYVQLEKEVSFSEPSKYPTIERDISFIVDQKIKSEQLTEIVRDNGGELLSDLNISSVYRGEPLASDERSITYHLRFSSTKSTLVEYEIDTICMKIVTEANKKSGARIRE
- the pheS gene encoding phenylalanine--tRNA ligase subunit alpha codes for the protein MPQPDLQKHLEEFESQLKDSTHASSLEELRIKYLGRKGVIASLVDELNALPAEDRPAYGKAVNTLKSKITNAYDMALKELQKGSGSTQSVDFDYTLPTLSSFIGRKHPLTQVWEEMMNIFNRMGFEVVRGPEVETEYYNFTALNFPENHPARDMQDTFYITDDTLLRTHTSPVQIRTMLSSSPPVRVVVPGRVYRNEAISARSYCVFNQIEGLYIDKGVSLADLKGTLISFAKQLFGSDVNTRFRPSYFPFTEPSAEMDVSCMICGGKGCRVCKHTGWLELLGAGMVHPNVLKNVDYDPEVYTGFAWGLGIERTTMMRYGINDIRFFYDGDLKFLQQF